A genomic window from Maylandia zebra isolate NMK-2024a linkage group LG20, Mzebra_GT3a, whole genome shotgun sequence includes:
- the LOC101476551 gene encoding protein Wnt-2b-A, whose amino-acid sequence MLGLNRIPSLRAAQIQRCGSPAGARLSPRSSSCQNAGASSRIYCACLLLLLLVTPRVDSSWWYIGALGARVICDNIPGLVNKQRQLCQRHPDIMQAIGEGTKEWIRECQHQFRHHRWNCSTLDRDHTVFGRVLLRSSREAAFVYAISSAGVVYALTRACSQGELRTCNCDPHKRGRDKDDRGEFDWGGCSDNINYGIKFSKTFIDAKERTVRDARALMNLHNNRCGRTAVKRFMKLECKCHGVSGSCTLRTCWNAMSDFRKTGDYLRRKYNGAIEVMMNQDGTGLTVANKDFRKPTKNDLVYFESSPDYCLQDKAAGSLGTAGRVCNKTSRGTDGCEVMCCGRGYDTTRVKQITKCECKFKWCCSVECKDCEEAVDIHTCKAPKRAEWLDQT is encoded by the exons ATGTTGGGGTTAAACAGGATTCCCAGTCTCCGTGCAGCTCAGATTCAGCGCTGTGGTTCGCCGGCGGGAGCTAGACTCTCACCCCGATCTTCTTCATGCCAGAACGCCGGTGCCAGTTCGAGGATTTATTGCGCGTgtctgttgttgctgctgcttgtGACGCCTCGGGTGGACTCCTCATGGTG GTATATCGGCGCACTCGGTGCCCGTGTAATCTGTGACAACATCCCCGGCCTGGTGAACAAGCAGCGGCAGCTTTGCCAACGCCACCCTGACATCATGCAGGCAATTGGGGAGGGAACCAAAGAGTGGATCAGAGAGTGCCAGCACCAGTTCAGACACCATCGATGGAACTGCAGCACACTGGACCGTGACCACACTGTCTTTGGACGTGTCCTGCTGAGGA GCAGCCGTGAAGCAGCATTCGTCTATGCCATCTCCTCAGCAGGAGTAGTCTACGCGCTCACTCGAGCCTGCAGCCAGGGGGAGCTGAGGACGTGCAACTGCGACCCACACAAACGCGGACGAGATAAAGACGATAGAGGAGAATTTgactggggtggctgtagcgaTAACATCAACTACGGGATAAAATTTTCCAAAACCTTCATAGATGCCAAAGAGAGAACGGTCCGAGATGCTCGGGCACTCATGAACCTACACAACAACCGCTGTGGCAGAACA GCGGTGAAGCGCTTCATGAAGCTGGAGTGTAAATGTCACGGAGTGAGCGGCTCTTGTACGCTACGGACATGCTGGAATGCTATGTCAGACTTCAGGAAGACGGGTGACTACCTGAGGAGAAAATACAACGGGGCTATCGAGGTGATGATGAATCAAGATGGGACAGGTCTCACTGTAGCTAACAAGGACTTCAGGAAGCCTACCAAAAATGACCTGGTGTACTTTGAGAGCTCCCCGGATTACTGCCTGCAGGACAAAGCAGCAG GTTCCCTGGGCACAGCCGGACGGGTCTGCAATAAGACATCGCGCGGCACAGACGGCTGTGAGGTCATGTGCTGTGGGCGTGGCTACGACACCACGAGAGTCAAGCAAATCACCAAGTGCGAGTGCAAGTTCAAGTGGTGCTGCTCTGTGGAGTGTAAGGACTGTGAGGAAGCTGTAGACATACACACGTGCAAGGCTCCCAAACGAGCTGAATGGCTGGACCAGACCTGA